A genome region from Hevea brasiliensis isolate MT/VB/25A 57/8 chromosome 9, ASM3005281v1, whole genome shotgun sequence includes the following:
- the LOC110643968 gene encoding paired amphipathic helix protein Sin3-like 4 isoform X2 → MKRSRDDVYISSQLKRPMVSSRGETSVQPQMMGGGAASGGGGGGGGQKLTTNDALAYLKAVKDIFQDKREKYDDFLEVMKDFKAQRIDTAGVIARVKELFKGHRDLILGFNTFLPKGYEITLPLEDEQPPQKKPVEFEEAINFVNKIKTRFQGDDHVYKSFLDILNMYRKENKSITEVYQEVATLFQDHNDLLLEFTHFLPDSSATSSVHYSPSVRNSILRDRSSAMPAMRQTHVDKKERTAVSHADRDFSVDCPDPEHDRSLIRSDKDQRRRGEKEKERREDRDRREREDRDYDNDGNCEFMQRFSHKRKSARRVEDSTAEREGGDVDENLGILPVSSTSDDKNAVKNALSQELAFCEKVKEKLHSPDDYQGFLRCLHLYTREIITRSELQSLVGDLLGKYPDLMDGFNEFLARCEKHEGLLAGVVSKKSLWNEGNLPRPVKLEDKDKDRDCEREDGVKERERETRERDRLDKNVAFSNNKDTGGHKMSLFSSKDKFLKPISELDLSNCERCTPSYRLLPKNYPIASASQRTELGVEVLNDYWVSVTSGSEDYSFKHMRKNQYEESLFRCEDDRFELDMLLESVNVTTKRVEELLEKINNNTIKTESPIHIEEHLTALNLRCIERLYGDHGLDVMDVLRKNTSLALPVILTRLKQKQEEWARCRADFNKVWAEIYAKNYHKSLDHRSFYFKQQDTKSLSTKALLAEIKEISEKKRKEDDVLLAFAAGNRRPIIPNLEFEYPDADIHEDLYQLIKFSCGEVCTTEQLDKVMKIWTTFLEPLLGVPSRPQGAEDTEDVVMAKNHSSKGGDSEGSPSGGAATVINKHSNPSRNGDESIPPEQSSSCKAWLLNGDNGVKENDSPDADCIVHKSDTACSSVQHDKMQINTASADETLVIGKQATSNERLVNSNPSLATGAELSNGRTNIESGLSVPPSRPSNGTLNGGFGLTSGNEVVPSAEGGDLSRPTVSTNGVKTEGAKNHRYNDESGAQFRTEREEGELSPIGDFEEDNFAAYGEGGVEAVHKAKESAVSRQYQTRHGEEETCGDAGGENDADADDEGDESAQRSSEDSENASENGDVSGTESGDGEDCSREEHEEDGEHDNKAESEGEAEGMADAHDVEGDGTMLPFSERFLLNVKPLAKHVPPALHDKEKGSRVFYGNDSFYVLFRLHQTLYERIQSAKINSSSAERKWRASNDPSPTDLYARFMSALYNLLDGSSDNTKFEDDCRAIIGTQSYVLFTLDKLIYKLVKQLQTVATDEMDNKLLQLYAYEKSRKPGRFVDVVYHENARVLLHDENIYRIECSSTPTHLSIQLMDFEHDKPEVTAVSMDPNFAAYLHNDFLAIVPDKKKKPGIFLKRCVSCDECEATEGFQVFNGLECKIACNSSKVSYVLDTEDFLFRTKRKRKTLQQSSSCHDQVNISKRVQKFHRWLSSS, encoded by the exons ATGAAGAGGTCAAGAGATGATGTTTACATCAGCTCTCAACTTAAAAGGCCCATGGTTTCTTCTCGAGGAGAAAC TTCGGTACAACCCCAGATGATGGGAGGAGGCGCAGCTAGTGGtggtggaggaggtggaggcggacaGAAACTTACTACCAATGATGCCTTGGCATATCTCAAGGCTGTGAAGGATATATTTCAAGATAAAAGGGAAAAATATGATGACTTTCTAGAGGTCATGAAGGATTTCAAAGCGCAAAG AATTGACACTGCAGGTGTCATAGCGAGGGTGAAGGAGTTATTTAAAGGGCATCGTGACCTAATTTTAGGTTTCAATACCTTCTTGCCCAAGGGATATGAGATCACACTCCCTCTAGAGGATGAACAACCTCCTCAGAAGAAGCCTGTTGAATTTGAAGAAGCAATTAATTTTGTGAACAAAATTAAG ACAAGGTTTCAAGGGGATGATCATGTTTACAAATCATTTTTAGACATTTTGAATATGTACCGGAAAGAAAATAAATCAATCACTGAAGTCTACCAAGAG GTTGCGACACTTTTTCAAGACCATAATGATCTACTTCTGGAGTTTACTCATTTTCTACCTGATTCTTCGGCTACATCCTCTGTTCATTATTCTCCATCTGTTAGGAATTCTATTCTTCGTGATAGGAGCTCTGCAATGCCCGCAATGCGCCAAACGCATGTTGACAAG AAAGAAAGGACTGCTGTTTCCCATGCTGATCGTGACTTCAGTGTTGACTGTCCTGATCCAGAGCATGATAGGTCTCTGATCAGATCGGACAAAGATCAACGGAGACGTGGTGAAAAAGAAAAGGAGAGGAGAGAAGATCGAGATAGGAGAGAACGGGAAGATAGAGATTATGATAATGATGGCAATTGTGAATTCATGCAACGGTTTTCCCACAAACGGAAATCTGCTCGTAGGGTTGAAGATTCAACTGCTGAACGTGAAGGTGGGGATGTCGATGAAAACCTTGGAATTCTTCCTGTTTCTTCCACTAGTGATGATAAAAATGCTGTGAAAA ATGCATTAAGCCAAGAACTGGCATTCTgtgagaaagtgaaggaaaagttGCATAGTCCTGATGATTACCAGGGATTTTTGAGGTGTCTTCACCTCTATACCAGAGAAATAATTACAAGATCAGAACTGCAATCTTTG GTTGGTGATTTGCTTGGAAAATATCCAGATCTTATGGATGGTTTCAATGAATTTTTGGCACGTTGTGAGAAGCATG AAGGTCTGTTAGCTGGTGTTGTGAGTAAAA AATCCTTGTGGAATGAAGGTAATTTACCCAGACCTGTGAAGCTAGAGGACAAGGATAAAGATCGGGATTGTGAGAGGGAAGATGGGGTTAAAGAAAGAGAACGTGAAACACGGGAAAGGGATAGACTTGACAAAAATGTAGCATTTAGCAATAATAAAGATACAGGGGGTCATAAGATGTCTTTATTTTCCAGCAAGGATAAGTTTTTGAAACCAATTAGTGAACTAGACCTATCTAATTGTGAGCGCTGCACTCCCAGTTATCGACTTCTGCCAAAGAAT TATCCCATTGCTTCAGCAAGCCAGAGGACAGAACTTGGTGTTGAAGTACTGAATGATTATTGGGTATCTGTCACTTCGGGAAGTGAAGATTACTCTTTTAAACACATGCGCAAAAACCAGTATGAAGAAAGCCTGTTTCGATGTGAAGATGACAG GTTTGAGCTGGACATGTTGTTGGAATCTGTTAATGTAACAACCAAACGTGTAGAAGAACTATTGGAGAAGATCAACAACAATACAATAAAAACAGAGTCTCCAATTCATATCGAGGAGCACTTAACAG CTCTGAATCTGAGGTGTATTGAACGTCTGTATGGTGATCACGGGCTTGACGTGATGGATGTATTAAGGAAGAACACTTCTCTTGCTTTGCCAGTCATATTAACTCGTTTGAAGCAGAAACAAGAAGAGTGGGCAAGGTGCCGTGCTGATTTCAACAAAGTTTGGGCAGAAATTTATGCCAAGAACTATCACAAGTCCCTTGACCATCGCAGTTTCTATTTCAAGCAACAGGACACAAAGAGCTTGAGCACAAAAG CCTTATTGGCAGAGATCAAAGAAATTAGTGAAAAAAAGCGTAAAGAAGATGATGTGCTTCTTGCTTTTGCTGCTGGAAACAGAAGACCTATTATACCTAATTTGGAATTTGAGTATCCAGATGCTGACATTCATGAGGATTTATATCAGCTCATCAAATTCTCTTGTGGAGAAGTTTGTACAACTGAACAGTTGGACAAAGTGATGAAGATTTGGACAACTTTCTTGGAACCCCTGCTTGGTGTTCCTTCCCGGCCTCAGGGTGCAGAAGACACCGAAGATGTCGTGATGGCAAAGAACCATTCTTCCAAAGGTGGCGATAGTGAAGGCAGCCCTAGTGGTGGTGCTGCTACAGTCATCAACAAGCATTCAAATCCTTCAAGAAATGGAGATGAAAGTATCCCACCCGAGCAATCCAGTTCTTGCAAGGCTTGGTTGCTAAATGGAGATAATGGGGTTAAGGAAAATGATTCTCCAGATGCAGATTGTATAGTTCACAAGAGTGATACTGCCTGCAGTTCTGTTCAACATGATAAGATGCAGATTAATACAGCCTCAGCTGATGAAACTTTAGTAATCGGCAAACAAGCTACTTCCAATGAACGATTAGTCAATTCTAACCCATCACTTGCCACCGGAGCAGAGCTAAGTAATGGAAGAACTAACATAGAATCAG GGCTTAGTGTTCCTCCTTCAAGACCAAGTAATGGTACCCTTAATGGTGGGTTTGGATTAACTTCAGGCAACGAAGTTGTACCTTCAGCAGAG GGTGGTGATTTGTCAAGACCAACTGTATCCACAAATGGGGTGAAAACGGAAGGTGCCAAGAATCACAGATATAATGATGAATCTGGTGCACAATTTAGAACTGAAAGAGAAGAAGGTGAATTATCTCCAATTGGAGATTTTGAGGAGGATAATTTTGCAGCTTATGGAGAAGGTGGTGTGGAGGCTGTGcataaggcaaaggaaagtgctgTAAGTAGGCAGTACCAAACAAGACATGGAGAAGAGGAAACATGTGGGGATGCTGGAGGAGAAAATGATGCTGATGCTGATGATGAAGGTGATGAAAGTGCTCAAAGGTCATCAGAGGACAGTGAGAATGCCTCTGAAAATGGTGATGTATCTGGAACCGAGTCTGGTGATGGTGAAGATTGCTCCCGGGAAGAGCATGAGGAAGATGGAGAACATGATAATAAAGCTGAAAGTGAAGGTGAGGCTGAAGGTATGGCTGATGCCCACGATGTTGAAGGAGATGGAACGATGTTGCCATTTTCAGAACGTTTTCTTCTAAATGTGAAGCCTCTAGCAAAGCATGTTCCTCCAGCATTACATGACAAAGAAAAGGGTTCTCGGGTTTTCTATGGAAATGATTCTTTCTATGTGCTTTTTAGACTTCACCAA ACATTGTATGAGAGAATACAATCGGCAAAAATTAATTCATCATCTGCTGAAAGGAAATGGAGAGCTTCAAATGATCCAAGTCCAACTGACCTCTATGCCAG GTTTATGAGTGCTCTTTACAACTTGCTTGATGGTTCTTCTGATAATACGAAATTTGAAGATGATTGCCGAGCTATTATTGGAACCCAATCATATGTTCTATTCACATTGGACAAGTTGATATATAAGCTTGTCAAACAG CTCCAAACAGTGGCAACTGATGAGATGGACAACAAGCTGCTCCAACTATATGcatatgaaaaatcaagaaaacctGGAAGATTTGTTGATGTAGTTTATCATGAAAATGCCCGTGTTCTTCTCCATGATGAGAACATATATCGTATAGAATGT TCTTCCACACCAACCCATTTGTCTATTCAGCTAATGGACTTTGAACATGATAAGCCTGAAGTGACTGCTGTCTCCATGGATCCTAATTTTGCAGCATATTTGCATAATGACTTCCTCGCCATTGTTCCTGACAAAAAAAAGAAGCCTGGGATATTCCTGAAAAG ATGTGTGAGTTGTGATGAATGCGAGGCCACAGAAGGATTTCAAGTTTTTAATGGTCTAGAGTGCAAGATTGCATGCAATTCCTCCAAA GTATCCTATGTTTTAGATACAGAAGATTTTTTGTTTCGAaccaaaaggaaaaggaaaacttTACAACAGAGCAGTTCATGCCATGACCAGGTTAATATTTCGAAAAGAGTACAGAAGTTCCACAGATGGCTATCCAGCTCATAA
- the LOC110643968 gene encoding paired amphipathic helix protein Sin3-like 4 isoform X3: MKRSRDDVYISSQLKRPMVSSRGETSVQPQMMGGGAASGGGGGGGGQKLTTNDALAYLKAVKDIFQDKREKYDDFLEVMKDFKAQRIDTAGVIARVKELFKGHRDLILGFNTFLPKGYEITLPLEDEQPPQKKPVEFEEAINFVNKIKTRFQGDDHVYKSFLDILNMYRKENKSITEVYQEVATLFQDHNDLLLEFTHFLPDSSATSSVHYSPSVRNSILRDRSSAMPAMRQTHVDKKERTAVSHADRDFSVDCPDPEHDRSLIRSDKDQRRRGEKEKERREDRDRREREDRDYDNDGNCEFMQRFSHKRKSARRVEDSTAEREDALSQELAFCEKVKEKLHSPDDYQGFLRCLHLYTREIITRSELQSLVGDLLGKYPDLMDGFNEFLARCEKHEGLLAGVVSKKSLWNEGNLPRPVKLEDKDKDRDCEREDGVKERERETRERDRLDKNVAFSNNKDTGGHKMSLFSSKDKFLKPISELDLSNCERCTPSYRLLPKNYPIASASQRTELGVEVLNDYWVSVTSGSEDYSFKHMRKNQYEESLFRCEDDRFELDMLLESVNVTTKRVEELLEKINNNTIKTESPIHIEEHLTALNLRCIERLYGDHGLDVMDVLRKNTSLALPVILTRLKQKQEEWARCRADFNKVWAEIYAKNYHKSLDHRSFYFKQQDTKSLSTKALLAEIKEISEKKRKEDDVLLAFAAGNRRPIIPNLEFEYPDADIHEDLYQLIKFSCGEVCTTEQLDKVMKIWTTFLEPLLGVPSRPQGAEDTEDVVMAKNHSSKGGDSEGSPSGGAATVINKHSNPSRNGDESIPPEQSSSCKAWLLNGDNGVKENDSPDADCIVHKSDTACSSVQHDKMQINTASADETLVIGKQATSNERLVNSNPSLATGAELSNGRTNIESGLSVPPSRPSNGTLNGGFGLTSGNEVVPSAEGGDLSRPTVSTNGVKTEGAKNHRYNDESGAQFRTEREEGELSPIGDFEEDNFAAYGEGGVEAVHKAKESAVSRQYQTRHGEEETCGDAGGENDADADDEGDESAQRSSEDSENASENGDVSGTESGDGEDCSREEHEEDGEHDNKAESEGEAEGMADAHDVEGDGTMLPFSERFLLNVKPLAKHVPPALHDKEKGSRVFYGNDSFYVLFRLHQTLYERIQSAKINSSSAERKWRASNDPSPTDLYARFMSALYNLLDGSSDNTKFEDDCRAIIGTQSYVLFTLDKLIYKLVKQLQTVATDEMDNKLLQLYAYEKSRKPGRFVDVVYHENARVLLHDENIYRIECSSTPTHLSIQLMDFEHDKPEVTAVSMDPNFAAYLHNDFLAIVPDKKKKPGIFLKRNKNRCVSCDECEATEGFQVFNGLECKIACNSSKVSYVLDTEDFLFRTKRKRKTLQQSSSCHDQVNISKRVQKFHRWLSSS, translated from the exons ATGAAGAGGTCAAGAGATGATGTTTACATCAGCTCTCAACTTAAAAGGCCCATGGTTTCTTCTCGAGGAGAAAC TTCGGTACAACCCCAGATGATGGGAGGAGGCGCAGCTAGTGGtggtggaggaggtggaggcggacaGAAACTTACTACCAATGATGCCTTGGCATATCTCAAGGCTGTGAAGGATATATTTCAAGATAAAAGGGAAAAATATGATGACTTTCTAGAGGTCATGAAGGATTTCAAAGCGCAAAG AATTGACACTGCAGGTGTCATAGCGAGGGTGAAGGAGTTATTTAAAGGGCATCGTGACCTAATTTTAGGTTTCAATACCTTCTTGCCCAAGGGATATGAGATCACACTCCCTCTAGAGGATGAACAACCTCCTCAGAAGAAGCCTGTTGAATTTGAAGAAGCAATTAATTTTGTGAACAAAATTAAG ACAAGGTTTCAAGGGGATGATCATGTTTACAAATCATTTTTAGACATTTTGAATATGTACCGGAAAGAAAATAAATCAATCACTGAAGTCTACCAAGAG GTTGCGACACTTTTTCAAGACCATAATGATCTACTTCTGGAGTTTACTCATTTTCTACCTGATTCTTCGGCTACATCCTCTGTTCATTATTCTCCATCTGTTAGGAATTCTATTCTTCGTGATAGGAGCTCTGCAATGCCCGCAATGCGCCAAACGCATGTTGACAAG AAAGAAAGGACTGCTGTTTCCCATGCTGATCGTGACTTCAGTGTTGACTGTCCTGATCCAGAGCATGATAGGTCTCTGATCAGATCGGACAAAGATCAACGGAGACGTGGTGAAAAAGAAAAGGAGAGGAGAGAAGATCGAGATAGGAGAGAACGGGAAGATAGAGATTATGATAATGATGGCAATTGTGAATTCATGCAACGGTTTTCCCACAAACGGAAATCTGCTCGTAGGGTTGAAGATTCAACTGCTGAACGTGAAG ATGCATTAAGCCAAGAACTGGCATTCTgtgagaaagtgaaggaaaagttGCATAGTCCTGATGATTACCAGGGATTTTTGAGGTGTCTTCACCTCTATACCAGAGAAATAATTACAAGATCAGAACTGCAATCTTTG GTTGGTGATTTGCTTGGAAAATATCCAGATCTTATGGATGGTTTCAATGAATTTTTGGCACGTTGTGAGAAGCATG AAGGTCTGTTAGCTGGTGTTGTGAGTAAAA AATCCTTGTGGAATGAAGGTAATTTACCCAGACCTGTGAAGCTAGAGGACAAGGATAAAGATCGGGATTGTGAGAGGGAAGATGGGGTTAAAGAAAGAGAACGTGAAACACGGGAAAGGGATAGACTTGACAAAAATGTAGCATTTAGCAATAATAAAGATACAGGGGGTCATAAGATGTCTTTATTTTCCAGCAAGGATAAGTTTTTGAAACCAATTAGTGAACTAGACCTATCTAATTGTGAGCGCTGCACTCCCAGTTATCGACTTCTGCCAAAGAAT TATCCCATTGCTTCAGCAAGCCAGAGGACAGAACTTGGTGTTGAAGTACTGAATGATTATTGGGTATCTGTCACTTCGGGAAGTGAAGATTACTCTTTTAAACACATGCGCAAAAACCAGTATGAAGAAAGCCTGTTTCGATGTGAAGATGACAG GTTTGAGCTGGACATGTTGTTGGAATCTGTTAATGTAACAACCAAACGTGTAGAAGAACTATTGGAGAAGATCAACAACAATACAATAAAAACAGAGTCTCCAATTCATATCGAGGAGCACTTAACAG CTCTGAATCTGAGGTGTATTGAACGTCTGTATGGTGATCACGGGCTTGACGTGATGGATGTATTAAGGAAGAACACTTCTCTTGCTTTGCCAGTCATATTAACTCGTTTGAAGCAGAAACAAGAAGAGTGGGCAAGGTGCCGTGCTGATTTCAACAAAGTTTGGGCAGAAATTTATGCCAAGAACTATCACAAGTCCCTTGACCATCGCAGTTTCTATTTCAAGCAACAGGACACAAAGAGCTTGAGCACAAAAG CCTTATTGGCAGAGATCAAAGAAATTAGTGAAAAAAAGCGTAAAGAAGATGATGTGCTTCTTGCTTTTGCTGCTGGAAACAGAAGACCTATTATACCTAATTTGGAATTTGAGTATCCAGATGCTGACATTCATGAGGATTTATATCAGCTCATCAAATTCTCTTGTGGAGAAGTTTGTACAACTGAACAGTTGGACAAAGTGATGAAGATTTGGACAACTTTCTTGGAACCCCTGCTTGGTGTTCCTTCCCGGCCTCAGGGTGCAGAAGACACCGAAGATGTCGTGATGGCAAAGAACCATTCTTCCAAAGGTGGCGATAGTGAAGGCAGCCCTAGTGGTGGTGCTGCTACAGTCATCAACAAGCATTCAAATCCTTCAAGAAATGGAGATGAAAGTATCCCACCCGAGCAATCCAGTTCTTGCAAGGCTTGGTTGCTAAATGGAGATAATGGGGTTAAGGAAAATGATTCTCCAGATGCAGATTGTATAGTTCACAAGAGTGATACTGCCTGCAGTTCTGTTCAACATGATAAGATGCAGATTAATACAGCCTCAGCTGATGAAACTTTAGTAATCGGCAAACAAGCTACTTCCAATGAACGATTAGTCAATTCTAACCCATCACTTGCCACCGGAGCAGAGCTAAGTAATGGAAGAACTAACATAGAATCAG GGCTTAGTGTTCCTCCTTCAAGACCAAGTAATGGTACCCTTAATGGTGGGTTTGGATTAACTTCAGGCAACGAAGTTGTACCTTCAGCAGAG GGTGGTGATTTGTCAAGACCAACTGTATCCACAAATGGGGTGAAAACGGAAGGTGCCAAGAATCACAGATATAATGATGAATCTGGTGCACAATTTAGAACTGAAAGAGAAGAAGGTGAATTATCTCCAATTGGAGATTTTGAGGAGGATAATTTTGCAGCTTATGGAGAAGGTGGTGTGGAGGCTGTGcataaggcaaaggaaagtgctgTAAGTAGGCAGTACCAAACAAGACATGGAGAAGAGGAAACATGTGGGGATGCTGGAGGAGAAAATGATGCTGATGCTGATGATGAAGGTGATGAAAGTGCTCAAAGGTCATCAGAGGACAGTGAGAATGCCTCTGAAAATGGTGATGTATCTGGAACCGAGTCTGGTGATGGTGAAGATTGCTCCCGGGAAGAGCATGAGGAAGATGGAGAACATGATAATAAAGCTGAAAGTGAAGGTGAGGCTGAAGGTATGGCTGATGCCCACGATGTTGAAGGAGATGGAACGATGTTGCCATTTTCAGAACGTTTTCTTCTAAATGTGAAGCCTCTAGCAAAGCATGTTCCTCCAGCATTACATGACAAAGAAAAGGGTTCTCGGGTTTTCTATGGAAATGATTCTTTCTATGTGCTTTTTAGACTTCACCAA ACATTGTATGAGAGAATACAATCGGCAAAAATTAATTCATCATCTGCTGAAAGGAAATGGAGAGCTTCAAATGATCCAAGTCCAACTGACCTCTATGCCAG GTTTATGAGTGCTCTTTACAACTTGCTTGATGGTTCTTCTGATAATACGAAATTTGAAGATGATTGCCGAGCTATTATTGGAACCCAATCATATGTTCTATTCACATTGGACAAGTTGATATATAAGCTTGTCAAACAG CTCCAAACAGTGGCAACTGATGAGATGGACAACAAGCTGCTCCAACTATATGcatatgaaaaatcaagaaaacctGGAAGATTTGTTGATGTAGTTTATCATGAAAATGCCCGTGTTCTTCTCCATGATGAGAACATATATCGTATAGAATGT TCTTCCACACCAACCCATTTGTCTATTCAGCTAATGGACTTTGAACATGATAAGCCTGAAGTGACTGCTGTCTCCATGGATCCTAATTTTGCAGCATATTTGCATAATGACTTCCTCGCCATTGTTCCTGACAAAAAAAAGAAGCCTGGGATATTCCTGAAAAG GAATAAAAACAGATGTGTGAGTTGTGATGAATGCGAGGCCACAGAAGGATTTCAAGTTTTTAATGGTCTAGAGTGCAAGATTGCATGCAATTCCTCCAAA GTATCCTATGTTTTAGATACAGAAGATTTTTTGTTTCGAaccaaaaggaaaaggaaaacttTACAACAGAGCAGTTCATGCCATGACCAGGTTAATATTTCGAAAAGAGTACAGAAGTTCCACAGATGGCTATCCAGCTCATAA